One Leptospiraceae bacterium genomic window, TTCACTTTAGGTTCCCAGCCAAGTTTGTCTTTTGCTTTTTTCGGATCTCCGATTAAAATATCCACTTCTGTAGGTCGAAAATACTTCTTATCAATCCCTATCCGAATCTTTCCCGTTTTCTTATCAACGCCTTTTTCTTCCACACCTTTTCCCTGCCACTCAATATCGATTCCACCAATGGAGAAAGACTTTTCTACAAATTCTCTTACCGTATGTGTCTCATTAGTAGCCACTACATAGTCATCAGGCGTATCCTGCTGTAACATCATCCACATCATTTCTACATAATCAGGAGCATAACCCCAATCTCGTTTTGCATCTATATTCCCCAGATACAATACGTCTCTTTCACCGGAAAGAATTTCTGCGAGACCGAGAGTGATTTTTCGGGTAATAAAACCTTCCCCTCTTCTGGGAGATTCATGATTAAACAAAATTCCATTTGAAGCATGTAAACCAAAGGCTTCCCTATAATTCACTACCGCCCAGTAGGCATATAACTTGGCTACTGCATAAGGAGAACGTGGATAAAAGGGGGTTGTTTCTGTCTGAGGAATTTCTTGAACCTTACCATAGAGCTCAGATGTAGATGCCTGATAAAACCGGCACTTAACACCGGTTTGTTTAATTGCATCTAATAAACGAAGAGTTCCTACCGCGTCCACTTCTGCTGTATATTCCGGAACTTCAAAAGAAACCTGAACATGTGATTGTGCAGCGAGATTATAAATTTCCTCAGGTTGAACTTTTTCTAATATTCGATTTAGATTACTAGAATCAGTCATATCTCCATAAATCAAATTCAAGTTTTTATTTCCACGAAGGTGTTCTATACGATTACGATTAAAAAGTGAAGCTCTCCTGACAATTCCGTATACTTCATAATCTTTTTCTAATAATAGTTCTGTTAAATATGAACCATCCTGACCTGTTATTCCTGTTATTAGTGCTTTTTTCATAAATTAATTTCTTTATTACTGGTTATATAATAGTATCCTTACTCTACTGTAACACTTTTCGCCAAATTTCTCGGCTGGTCAACTGTACAATCGCGCATCACGGCAATATAATAAGCAAATAACTGCAAAGGGATCGTATTAATTATAGGAGAAAGAGGTTCAATTACATCGGGAACATAGATTACATCATCACAAAGTTCTTGAATACTAGCATTCCCCTCTGTAGCAATAGCAATTACCTGCCCTTTTCTTGCTTTTACTTCCTGTATATTACTAATCACCTTGTCGATAATGCTTGAGTTCGTAACAATGGCTACCACCGGCATATTCTCATCGATAAGAGCTATTGGCCCGTGTTTCATTTCAGCCGCCGGATAGCCTTCTGCATGCACATAAGAAATTTCTTTTAACTTTAAAGCACCTTCTAAAGCAACCGGATAGTTATATCCTCTTCCGAGATACAGTGCATTATTATAGGCATGATACTTCTCTGCGATTTTCTTAATATGTTCAGCCTGAGCCAATACTTCTCTTACTTTTTCAGGAAGTTCTTTTAGACCTTTAAGAATACGAATACCTTTATCTCTTGAAAGACGGCTTCTCCTTCCGAAAGCTAATGTAACTAAAATCAAAACAACCAATTGAGAAGTAAAGGCTTTCGTTGAAGCCACACCTATTTCAGGACCC contains:
- the gmd gene encoding GDP-mannose 4,6-dehydratase — its product is MKKALITGITGQDGSYLTELLLEKDYEVYGIVRRASLFNRNRIEHLRGNKNLNLIYGDMTDSSNLNRILEKVQPEEIYNLAAQSHVQVSFEVPEYTAEVDAVGTLRLLDAIKQTGVKCRFYQASTSELYGKVQEIPQTETTPFYPRSPYAVAKLYAYWAVVNYREAFGLHASNGILFNHESPRRGEGFITRKITLGLAEILSGERDVLYLGNIDAKRDWGYAPDYVEMMWMMLQQDTPDDYVVATNETHTVREFVEKSFSIGGIDIEWQGKGVEEKGVDKKTGKIRIGIDKKYFRPTEVDILIGDPKKAKDKLGWEPKVKFEELVRIMTIADCKAKGIKL